From Thermostichus vulcanus str. 'Rupite':
AGTGTTGGTGGGTTTGGGTCAGTTGTCTTGGTATTGGGTACAACCGATGCTGAAGGATCCGCCCCTGCCGAATTTTGGTTTCGACCCAGAGGCCCTGCGCCAGAGAGACTATGAACGCACCCGCACCTTTCGAGAAAGAATCTATTGATTTCAGTCGAGGGGATTAGGCAAACAAGGACAAGAGTGGTCGAACGCAGCAGATGCCATTATCATATGACCAACGCAGAAGACCTTCGGTCTGCTGCATCTTCGCACCTTTAACTTTGAAACTGTAGGGCTTGGCAACTATGAATCTGAAAGTTCCCGCCATCCTGGCACTGCTTACTACGGCAGCTGTGGCCTCTACGGCGGCAGCCACCACCTATAACTCCTGCTTCATGCGCTATCTGATGGCTTCCAAAACCTGCGCCAGCTGTCGTATGGGATCCATTACCCTGAGCAATCTGGATCTCACGGAAGCCAACTTCAGCGGCTCCGACATGATTGAAGCCAACTTTGAGCGAACCACCTTGATCGGCGCCGATCTGAGCCAGTCCTACTTGGTAGGGGCAAACTTGCGTCGGGCCAAATTGAGTGAGGCCAACCTGAGTGGTGCCTACCTGGAGGGTGCAGATTTGCGTGGGGCGGATCTGCGTGGGGCTGACCTGTCTTCTGCTTCTTTGTATGGGGCAGATCTACGTGGGGCCGACTTGCGCGATGCCAATTTGGTGGGGGCTGACCTGCGTTTTACCCGTACTTGGGGTGCTCGTATGCAGGGTGCGATTACTCAATAAGCCACTGACCGGTGCATTGTTACAGCCCTTTGCGCCAAGGGTACGCTAGTGTGCATGTCTTCGACAGACTTGCCTTAGTGGTGCGGAGCGCTTTCGTCCTCTTGAAATGGGTTAGGGACACTAGCTTTGGTGTAGCAAACCCGCGTTCACTTTTGGGGTGGCGCAGCTTGCCGTAGGTATTGTTGCTACGCAACGCTAATGCTAGGTGACACGCGACTGCGGAGCATTAAAGGGCTGTAATTCAGACTGAACAAGTGGAAGCATTGGGGATCCTCATTCAGGGGATCCGTTTTTATTTATTATTTTATTTTTTTCGTGTGATCTGCGAGGAACCGCATCCCCTTGTGGGTGTGGAGGGATAGGTAAAGAACCATTCGCCAGCCCTGTCCCCTCATGGGTGGGATAGTTGACACAATTGTAGAACCCCTATCAACTAGAACCCCCATCAACCCAATCAGAGGACAAGTATCATGGAACGTATTATTCGCCGCAGTCAGGTGATTGGTCTAATGGCTCTCGATGGCACCACTGCCACGGGACTGGGCCGTGTCGAAGAAATTTGGGTGGATCCCCAAGGACGGGTGAGCTACTTCACCAGCAGCCAAGGCTACACCCCCCTAGAGCAGGTTTCGGTGATCGGCCCGGATGCACTGCTGACCTATGCTCATGTTGTCACGGCCCCTGGGATCCCTGTCAGTTCTCTGTATAAACGGGTGGTACGGATTGGGGATCAACCGGTGGGCTGGATCGAGGATTTTTTGTTTGATTGGGAAACCGGTGATATCGCTGCCTACATTCTCGGGGGGAGCATTGCCGAAGCGTGGGGAGGCAGGGCAGT
This genomic window contains:
- a CDS encoding pentapeptide repeat-containing protein, which encodes MNLKVPAILALLTTAAVASTAAATTYNSCFMRYLMASKTCASCRMGSITLSNLDLTEANFSGSDMIEANFERTTLIGADLSQSYLVGANLRRAKLSEANLSGAYLEGADLRGADLRGADLSSASLYGADLRGADLRDANLVGADLRFTRTWGARMQGAITQ